One part of the Glycine soja cultivar W05 chromosome 11, ASM419377v2, whole genome shotgun sequence genome encodes these proteins:
- the LOC114373455 gene encoding uncharacterized protein LOC114373455 produces the protein MCDDHWVKVAMADDSLVVDLLLRLHRSPPPPPCLNLHWTVRQRRSRSAHNKAESTRASPTTPLSWSGATSASGGNLDGYEESKPSQTSRSKVANPSETATTRKTRRKKTLTELKEEEDLLLKERRNLEKELASLRLTIQKHRATNESIKRLKLDFESRQNSSAAATASEVSGKAVNGPFQFVKSECHPSNSVTHDDSPVCAANASPKAQDNMGNRESTFVLPDLNLPADEDINANVMH, from the exons ATGTGCGACGATCACTGGGTCAAGGTCGCCATGGCCGACGACTCCCTGGTCGTCGACCTTCTCCTCCGCCTCCACCGCTCTCCGCCTCCGCCGCCCTGCCTCAACCTCCACTGGACGGTGCGTCAGCGCCGCTCCAGATCCGCTCACAACAAAGCGGAGTCCACCAGGGCCAGCCCCACCACGCCGCTCTCATGGAGCGGCGCCACGTCAGCAAGCGGCGGCAACCTCGATGGCTACGAGGAGTCCAAACCATCCCAGACCTCAAGATCTAAG GTTGCTAATCCCAGCGAAACAGCCACTACCAGAAAGACAAGgagaaaaaag ACCTTAACTGAACTAAAAGAGGAGGAGGATTTGTTgctgaaagaaagaagaaatttgGAAAAA GAACTGGCATCCTTGCGTCTCACTATTCAGAAACATAGAGCCAcaaatgaaagcataaagaGATTGAAG CTTGATTTTGAGTCACGGCAGAATTCTAGTGCTGCTGCTACGGCCTCTGAGGTGTCTGGGAAAGCTGTGAATGGCCCATTTCAATTTGTAAAATCAGAGTGTCATCCATCTAATTCCGTCACACATGACGATTCACCTGTTTGTGCAGCAAATGCTTCTCCCAAAGCACAAGATAATATGGGTAACCGAGAATCTACATTCGTGCTCCCTGATCTAAATTTGCCTGCCGATGAGGATATCAACGCCAATGTCATGCATTGA